From Lolium perenne isolate Kyuss_39 chromosome 5, Kyuss_2.0, whole genome shotgun sequence, a single genomic window includes:
- the LOC127298492 gene encoding uncharacterized protein, protein MELMEKGLAGMEISIGGESSTKTRSRNKSTRKPQPDSLKHTMIQKTEEQSRRDVHQPLIQKMEEQFRRDPRPPEIQRGKVEEAAAPTKTRSVKSIIETPLDRLRHLDELQDRINLMEAEYLSKNGIQRRNEEKLPREEQEIEDYRKQWERCYGRSFGSFDAETSLGHVYCATGTIPPDALPECSLQFFSIKVTDLSYSLSWPLQVHGFVAARDSVDHKRNYLFRCTRDSCQTLTKKDPFLRITGPSRAVLLIDKVLVEVQLKVKGDKESEDEVLAFKCFEFQQSCPLKDGIPTRIPGQRCKLECALAVLPKSIGATVGFRIVDGSWPDQCPGLIVCKTDNAKEEEVVLLLDFQDGKLPTKSDGVVELSRRLVSVGFPAGKLIFSVEASRNSFSAKATVDFGMETLGASTRMCDLVFCKLEVTVSWSLVSAKRD, encoded by the exons ATGGAGCTGATGGAGAAAGGGTTGGCGGGGATGGAGATCTCCATCGGCGGCGAATCAAGTACAAAGACCAGGTCGAGGAATAAGAGCACCAGAAAGCCGCAGCCAGATAGCCTGAAGCACACCATGATCCAGAAGACGGAGGAGCAATCTCGTCGAGATGTGCACCAACCTCTGATCCAGAAGATGGAGGAGCAATTTCGTCGCGATCCACGCCCACCTGAGATCCAGCGGGGGAAGGtagaggaggcggcggctcctACAAAGACGAGGTCGGTGAAGAGCATCATAGAGACGCCGCTAGATAGACTGAGGCATCTCGACGAGTTGCAGGACAGGATCAATCTGATGGAGGCGGAATATCTTAGCAAGAATGGGATCCAGAGGAGGAACGAGGAGAAGCTTCCTAGAGAGGAGCAGGAGATTGAGGACTACCGTAAACAATGGGAGAGGTGCTATGGCCGCAGCTTCGGTTCCTTTGACGCAGAAA cttctcttggtcaTGTGTACTGTGCAACAGGAACCATCCCACCAGATGCTCTCCCGGAGTGTTCCTTGCAGTTCTTTTCCATCAAAGTCACCGACCTAAGCTATAGCCTCAGCTGGCCACTGCAGGTCCATGGCTTTGTTGCTGCCAGGGACTCGGTAGATCATAAACGCAACTATCTCTTCAGATGCACCAGGGATAGCTGCCAAACCCTCACTAAAAAG GATCCATTCCTGCGCATAACAGGCCCATCTCGAGCGGTTCTGTTAATTGACAAAGTTCTGGTTGAAGTTCAGTTAAAAGTAAAGGGTGACaaagagtcagaagatgaagtaTTGGCTTTCAAATGTTTTGAATTCCAGCAAAGTTGTCCGTTGAAAGATGGCATCCCTACACGCATCCCAGGCCAGCGCTGCAAGCTTGAGTGTGCTTTGGCAGTGCTGCCTAAGTCAATTGGGGCCACTGTGGGTTTCCGAATTGTTGATGGGTCATGGCCCGATCAATGCCCAGGGTTGATTGTTTGCAAGACCGACAATGCAAAAGAAGAGGAAGTGGTACTGTTGCTTGATTTTCAAGATGGGAAACTGCCTACCAAGTCTGATGGTGTGGTTGAGCTCTCGAGGCGGCTTGTTTCCGTAGGTTTCCCAGCAGGCAAACTGATCTTTTCTGTTGAGGCCTCTCGTAATAGCTTTTCTGCAAAAGCCACGGTTGACTTTGGGATGGAAACGTTGGGTGCAAGTACTCGCATGTGTGATCTTGTTTTCTGCAAGTTGGAAGTGACTGTTTCTTGGTCTTTGGTTTCTGCCAAGCGGGATTGA